TATTTTTCTATTAAATAGTTTGTGTAACTGTATGATTATTACACTATTGAAATGTATTGTGGAAAAAAATAATGAAAAAAAGTTAATATTTTTTTAAAAGTTAATATATATTGCACCTACCAATACGTTTTTTTCGGTATGAGAGGCTGGCGGTATTGACGTGTCATTTGTAAAACATAACTGCGAAAAACTAACAATTAAACAAGCTGTAATTATCTATGAGTTTTAAAATTCAGATTGTTGATGAGGACAAGGTATCATGGAATTTGCTGAAGTTTAAAATAGAGAGTGTAACCGATAACCAATTGCAATTCCTGGATTACTGCTCCACTATGGAACAAGCCATCGGTGCTATTTTCATGCACCGGCCCGATATCCTGATATTCGACCTGAAGCTATTGAAGAATAAAGAATTTGAGATCATCGAAAGCCTCATCAATCAGAAGGTTTTCAGGGTAAAGATCATTGTTGTAGCCTCTTCCAATCAATTAAGTCAGTTGCAGAATATTATCGATATCGGGGTTACTTCACTGATCATGAAACCTATTAATTCCAATGATCTGCGGAAATCGATCAGCCGGGTAATCGGACTACTTCAGGAAGAAGCAAGGGATATGATTGAAGATCATTTTATCACTTTAAAAGCAAACCGCTCACTGCTGTATGTGAATCAACGGGATATTCTTTTTGTAGAATCCAACCGGAACATTTGTGAGATCACATTTAAGGACGGCAGCCAGAAAACGGTGAATGAGAACATCACTTTTATTGATCAGCGTATCCACCTGAAGGAACTGGTCCGGATCGATAAAAGCACCATCATTAACATTTCCAAGATTGTGTATCTTGATAGTGATGTGTTTAACAAAGAGTGTAAGTTAAAATTGACCAACGGAAACGAAATTAACAAATCGCTTAGCAAAATTGGCATGAGCCGCTTATATAAAATCGTATCTACTAACCGCAAAAATGAAGGACGTATTGTTTTTTGATTTTGTTTCGTCCTTCAAAAATCACTTTATGTCCTTTGTTAGTGAAAGTAAAAACAGAACATCGTATTCTTGTGGCACAATAAAAAAATCAACCCTGCGTAAGCCGAAAAGCAGTTTCTAGAGTAGGCATTATTTAATCATTAACTAGTAAATAAAATTAAATTAAACTTTTATGAGACGTACATTCTTATCCGTCCTAGTTCTAGCCTCCCTGCTTACAGGTTTGGATTCCTGTAAGAAAGGGGACACCGGTCCTGCGGGTCCTGCTGGTCCTGCCGGTGCCAAAGGTGCTGATGGCGCCAAAGGTGCAACAGGTGCTGATGGAACTAAGATCTATTCTGCAACAAGCGACCCTGCTGCTGCCAAAGATGGAGACTTCTGGTTCAATCCGACAACTAAAACGCTTTATGGTCCTAAAACCGGAGGTGCTTGGGGTACTGGTACCGTTTTAGGCGGTAGCGGTGCTAATGGTGCCACAGGTGCTACAGGCGCAACTGGTGCCACAGGTGCAACTGGTGCCACAGGCGCGCCCGGAGCTGCAGGTCCTACCGGTGCTACAGGTGCTAAAGGTGATCCCGGAACTCAATTCTTAACCGGAGCCGGCGCACCCACTGCTGGTACTGGTAATGTTGGTGATTACTATTTCGATACAAATACTTCTACTTTCTACGGTCCGAAAGTGGCAGGAGCTACTCCTTGGTCTGCTAACGTATTCCCGATCGGGGCAGCAAATGCAGCGAAGACGTTCTACCTGACTGTAGGTCTGGAAAATGTAAAACAGGTTTACCGTAAAAATGCCCAAAATCACTCATTTGAGTTTGATAAGGCAGAAATCAGCGCCAGCGAATTTTATTTCAATGCTGATGACCGGAACCGTATCGCTAAATACAAAGGCTGGGGATTAAACCGTGAGATGATATTTGAAACTACTCCGGGTTCTGGAATTTTTAACAGAGTTCCACAGTCTGCGAACGATTTTGGCTGGAGCTCTAGCCAATTGGCTGCTGGATTCCCTTACCTGCCCGGTGGTGGCGGTTGGGCTCAGGTTGGTATGAAGTTCCGTTATACGCAGAACTTCTCTGGTAATACCAACTATGATGGTACTACTACATCCGGTACTCAGGAATTTACGCTGAGCCAGGTTGATATTGACCGTATGCGGTCTGAGGCTGGTGAAGGTTTCAAATACTGGACTTATGCAGCGTTTGCGTACTCCAATAGCCAGGCCGAGCCTACAGTACATAACACAGACCTGAGCAAGGTTAAAGACGGCGATCGTATCAACTTCTGGCGGATTAAAAACGTTAAGATTGACAACCTGTCTGATGCTCAAGCTGATGTTGATGGTAAATACCATGCTGAATATTCCGCTGAATCAAACCTGAATCTGAATACAATTGCTGGGTTAGGCAGCAAGCTGGAAAAATACAAGCAAGATGGTAAAGTGTTCCTGAAATATCGTTACGTAAACCCGATGACCGGACAAGTTATCTATGCAACTTCGAGCAAATTTGGTGATGATACTCCTGCTGGAAGTGGTTCTTATAACAATGGTAACCAGGCTGGCTGGTATGAAGCAACTCCTTACCTGTATAACTATACCCTGGGTGGTGTATCTTATGGTCCTGGAGATGTAAATGTAACCAAAGAATGGCCTGCGCTGGGTGGTACTGCATCATTACATGGTGTAACTGTAGCTGGCGGTGGTGTTCAGGGATTTGATGTGTTCAACCAGGGCTACCTGTGGGGGTATAATGTAAATGGTCCGCTCATTCCAGCCAATCGCACTACGCAGCATTTCGGTGGTTATCCTCATGCTTACTGGATTGACCTGGATCAAAGCCTGGAAGTTGTTGGTAAGTCAATGAACACTATTGCTAGAAGCGGCGTGTTTAAAGTTAACTGGAAGGTTAAAACAGGTAGCAACTGGGGCGATACTGCTACTAAGGTTCCGTTCGGTCCGATTACCCTGGTAAACCCCAACAGCTCTATCAACCCTGTTGATGACAGCTGGATCGGTGGAAACTACTACACTGGTGATTACAACTACTACAATGCAGCACTGGGCGTAGGTAATAGCAGCATTCCTTACTGGAAAGATGGCGTACCTTCTAACAACTACTACAGAGTAAGTTCTAACAACCTGTTTGGATGGGTAACTGGTAGTCCGGTTGTAAGTGGTCACCCCGCTTATGCAGACTTCCTGGCAAACAATGTATTACCAGAAATCCGCATTAAGAATGGTAAACCGGCTAGCTGGTTCCAGGGCAAACCCCTGATTCAGGTACAGGTTTATGTAATTCCTGGAGATATCGTTAAAGCTGCTGCTGCAAGAGGTATCAACGTGAACAACGCTGCTGCTCTGTCTCAGTTCGCTGATTCTTACGGAAAATAAGATCAAATCCAACTCAGCAATCACAGATTGTTGATCAGGAATAAGATTTAAGAGGAAGAAGCCGTCTCAATATTGAGGCGGCTTCTTCGTTTTTTATATTTGCCTCTTCTGAAGTGCGGTCTGGCTGCGATAATTGGTTTTTTATCTGCAGGATCAAATGGTGAAGCGTCTGTGAAGCTAGGTAGGGCACCAATAGTTTTGACAGGCAACCCAGTTAAAAATGAAGCATCCGGGTGTTAACGCAAATAGTTATGTGACCTTTGAACAAAGAAAACGAAACTGCCCAGAGCGCATAGAATTACCCCTATATCAATTGAAGCAGGCATTCTGCTTTCCTCAGTATTTATAAGTTTACGGCAAGACCCGAGCGGCGAGGGCAGTACGGGTTTTGCGTTTTAGTGCGTTTCGATTGTCGGGATCTTGTATCTTGGCCGTCTGGTGAAATACGGGTTGCGATGGAAGTTTGTTGCCTGCCGGGCAGCGTCTCCTTTTGATCTATAACAAGCTTGTATTTGAAGATTGCTTTTTTAGTTAGTTGAGGTAATCACCAACATTACCCTTATATCTTTTGTACAAGTAAAATACGCGTTATGGGGTATTGCCAACGGGTACAAACTATGGTACCTTGGTACAACCAAATTAACAGCGTCTCTAAATCTCTTTTTATACCGAATTAATGAAACAGCATGAAAAATCTAACGCTCTCATTGCTGGCATTAACAGCAGTATTCAGTATTTCCTGTTCTAAATCTTCGTTTAGCGATAAGCCGGCGACGCCAAGGTGTGCGGGTGAAGGTCCTTCAGTAACTGAGCAGTTTGATATTACTGGTCCGGATCAGGTATGTGCCGGTACACCTGAATCATATGTGATCAAAGGAACAAGTGCTGGTTCCCCCGGAGGCGCTTTCCCTTCATATGGATATGTAACATGGAGTGTTGATGATACTTCGAAGGCATCCATACAGGTGTTTGGTGCTAATTCTGATTCTGCTGTTGTTACACGAAAGGCTCCTGGAAATTTTAATGTAAAGGCGTTTATTCTTATAACTCTCTGTGAGGGAGGATCAGGGCAATTGCCAAATAAGAATGTTGGCGACTGCGTGGCGCCTCCGTCTATTATTTCGGGCGGTGTCTACCACATTGTATCAGTGCTCGATTCTAATTACGAGATTGGAGTAGACACTTCTTCCTACTCCCCTTTATACCCCGTAAACGGACTTTTACAATTGGTGAATAATGACAGTCTCACAAGGTTCTACTATGCCTGGACATTGAATGGTAGTTCCGGTGATTATGCGATGAACTTCTACAACCTGGATTATGCAATGGCAAATATCAGCAGTACACTTAGGCTCAATTACTATAGTTCCTCAGCGCCTGTATGGAAATTGGTTCCAACCAATGATGGCTATTACCGGATAGAAGATTCCGGAGGTAATATATTGACGATACCTGGTTCCAGTCCGGGTGCCGGAACGCAATTACAATTGTCAGGTACCTCCGGCGGGTTGAATCAAAAATGGAAGCTGATTCCCATTCTGCGGGTAAGCGACCCGGCGCCAAGGGAAACCATGACCGTCGTTTCTAATGGTTTTACCGGGGATATTGTACTAACGAATCAAACAACGTCAGCACAAACAACCATCAGTAATATCGTACCCGGCACTTCACGTACCTTTTATATAAATACGACGTCCCAATATACGATCGGCGTTACAAATAATTCTGGAACATCAACCATCTATGTATCCATGAAAAATTATGGAGGAACGCGGAATTGGTCGTTCAGTGGTTCGTCCTATACGACTGGAAACTATAATGCCTGGACATATGGCGGCCCCTATGTTTTGCGGCTTTCTGTAAATGGTCTATAGTGTCGTTTTAGTATAAACGTCGCAGATAATCCTGCCCGGAACTTTGCAAAGCTTAAGGGCAGGATTATCATTTGGGGATATTTAGGGCGAAGCTGGTTTGGTTGTAAGAAGCCTGACGCATTCATGATGTGGCGCCCTCTCATGTTTTGACTAAGTTTGAGGGATGCCGCCATAAAACAGCGCGAGTGTATGATATAGTTGTCTAAATGTTGCCAAGGGTTGAATGCCGTACGGAAATACAGCCCTGGGAAACTGCTAACAGCGCATTTAATGAGAGGAGATTAGCTTGCCTTTTTATGCTAAAACGGAAATAACCGGCATCGTTTGCCGCCTGGTCTTTGCGTGTGTTCGAACGCATTCAATAATGCAATACCTGAAAATTCTGATGGAGCAGCTTAGTTGATTACCGGTAGCTGGCTCAGAGCAGCTCTTTAAGCGTGTTAATGGTATGATCAATCTCTTCTTTTGTATTGTATTTACTAAAGGAAAAACGGATAGGTACCCGGTCCGCAGCGCTGTTTAAGGCAGCGATGACATGGGAACCCTGACTGGCCCCACTGCTGCAGGCGCTTCCGCCCGACACGCAGATGTTATGAATGTCGAGATTGAAGAGTAGCATTTCGGAGCGTTCTGTTTGCGGAAAGGAGGCGCTTAGTACCGTGTACAGGCAACTGCCAAACGCATCTCCGTTAAACGTAACGGAAGGGATCTTGCTTTGAAGTTGCTCCGCCATATATTGTTTCAACCCACGGATAAAAGCCGCTTCTTTTTCATAATTAGCCATGGCCAGGTCCAGCGCCTTGGCAAAACCTACAATACCATACACGTTTTCTGTTCCGGCCCGCATATTGCGCTCCTGCCCGCCGCCAAAAATAAAGGGCTTGATCTGCAGATTACTGTTTACATACAGGATTCCCGAGCCTTTTGGTCCGTGAAATTTATGACCGGATGCAGAAATAAAATCGATATCAATGCGCTGCAGATCTATCGGGTAGTGCCCAACGGTTTGTACACAGTCTGAATGAAAAACGGCGTCATACTTCCTGCACAATGCACTAACTGCATTGATAGCCAGGAGGTTTCCGATCTCATTATTAGCATGCATCAGGGTAACCAGGCATTTGCGCTCCTGTGTGGCTAATTGCTCCTCCAGGTCCTTCAGGTCTACATGCCCGTTGGATTGTAATTTTATCAGGCTGAAGGTAATCGTATTGCCAGTACTATAATGTTCTACTGTGTGCAGCACCGCATGGTGTTCGATGCCGGAGGTAATGATATGGGTGCAGCCAAGGTCCCGGATTGCGGCATTGATGGCGGTATTATTGCTTTCTGTTCCACCGGAAGTAAAGAAAATCTCACCTGGTTTTACATTCAGGTGTTTTGCCACTGTTTTTCGGGCGGTTTCTATGGCCAGCCGGGTTTCTCTTCCATAAGAATACACAGAAGACGGATTGCCGAATCCCGAGGTCATATAGGGTAACATCGCATCCAGTACTTCCTTATCGAGGCAAGTGGTTGCGGCATTGTCTAAATATATTTTTTCCATGAACGCTTCTTCCTTTTAGCCGGTATGTCTCCTCCCGGTGAAAATGTTTGCAAAGTTAATGAAGCAATCGCATATGGATTTTGTAGACTACCAACGCTTAAGTATCAGGGTTGGCTCCCGCATTATGCCCGGCGCTATTGACTATTGATCAGACTGGTGCTTAAAACAATCTGAAGCAATGAAAATCATGCTGAAAGGCACAGGTCATAAGACAGGGCGAAACCCTTAAACGCTGAAGCTTAGGCCCCGGCCGTTCTATCCCATGTTCTCTTTGATATCCTGCATCAGTTTCTGAGCAATATTTTTGGCTTTTACCTCAAAATCACTTTCAGAATAAATGCGGATAATGGGTTCTGTATTCGACATTCTCAGGTGCACCCAATCTTCATCAAATTCTATTTTCAGACCGTCTTCATCATTCAGGGGAAGTTTGCTGTATTTCTCTTTGATACGGGCAAAAATAGAAGGAAGGTCGGTGCTTTTATCCAGCTCGATTTTGTTCTTGCTGATGAAATAATCCGGATACAAACCGCGTAACGATTTGATGCTGCCTTTGTGACCTGCCAGATGGCTTAGGAACAGGGCGATGCCGATCAGTGCGTCGCGGCCGTAATGAAAATCAGGCACAATGATGCCTCCATTCCCTTCTCCTCCGATCACTGCATTTACGGCCTTCATTTTTGAAACCACGTTTACCTCCCCCACTGCGGAGGGGTAATAGGCACCACCGTGCCTGATGGTGATCTCTTTTAACGCCTTGGTGCTGCTCATATTGCTTACGGAGTTGCCCTTGCGTTTAGAAAGGATATAATCCGCAACGGCAACCAGTGTATATTCTTCACCAAACATGCTGCCGTCTTCATTTACAAAACAAAGGCGGTCCACATCCGGGTCCACAGCAATACCCAGATCGGCCTTTTCTTTTACCACCACACTCGAAAGTTCTGCAAGATGATCGGGCAGGGGCTCGGGGTTATGGGCGAAATTTCCGGTTACCTCGCTGTTTAATACAATCACCTCTTTCACACCCAACGCATTTAACAGTGCTGGCACAAAAACGGCCCCG
The sequence above is a segment of the Niabella agricola genome. Coding sequences within it:
- a CDS encoding LytR/AlgR family response regulator transcription factor, whose product is MSFKIQIVDEDKVSWNLLKFKIESVTDNQLQFLDYCSTMEQAIGAIFMHRPDILIFDLKLLKNKEFEIIESLINQKVFRVKIIVVASSNQLSQLQNIIDIGVTSLIMKPINSNDLRKSISRVIGLLQEEARDMIEDHFITLKANRSLLYVNQRDILFVESNRNICEITFKDGSQKTVNENITFIDQRIHLKELVRIDKSTIINISKIVYLDSDVFNKECKLKLTNGNEINKSLSKIGMSRLYKIVSTNRKNEGRIVF
- a CDS encoding RICIN domain-containing protein, which translates into the protein MKNLTLSLLALTAVFSISCSKSSFSDKPATPRCAGEGPSVTEQFDITGPDQVCAGTPESYVIKGTSAGSPGGAFPSYGYVTWSVDDTSKASIQVFGANSDSAVVTRKAPGNFNVKAFILITLCEGGSGQLPNKNVGDCVAPPSIISGGVYHIVSVLDSNYEIGVDTSSYSPLYPVNGLLQLVNNDSLTRFYYAWTLNGSSGDYAMNFYNLDYAMANISSTLRLNYYSSSAPVWKLVPTNDGYYRIEDSGGNILTIPGSSPGAGTQLQLSGTSGGLNQKWKLIPILRVSDPAPRETMTVVSNGFTGDIVLTNQTTSAQTTISNIVPGTSRTFYINTTSQYTIGVTNNSGTSTIYVSMKNYGGTRNWSFSGSSYTTGNYNAWTYGGPYVLRLSVNGL
- a CDS encoding cysteine desulfurase family protein; this encodes MEKIYLDNAATTCLDKEVLDAMLPYMTSGFGNPSSVYSYGRETRLAIETARKTVAKHLNVKPGEIFFTSGGTESNNTAINAAIRDLGCTHIITSGIEHHAVLHTVEHYSTGNTITFSLIKLQSNGHVDLKDLEEQLATQERKCLVTLMHANNEIGNLLAINAVSALCRKYDAVFHSDCVQTVGHYPIDLQRIDIDFISASGHKFHGPKGSGILYVNSNLQIKPFIFGGGQERNMRAGTENVYGIVGFAKALDLAMANYEKEAAFIRGLKQYMAEQLQSKIPSVTFNGDAFGSCLYTVLSASFPQTERSEMLLFNLDIHNICVSGGSACSSGASQGSHVIAALNSAADRVPIRFSFSKYNTKEEIDHTINTLKELL
- the glmM gene encoding phosphoglucosamine mutase; the encoded protein is MALIKSISGIRGTIGGKTGETLSPVDVVKFTAAYGTILKQAAAPSKKLKVVVGRDGRISGPLVSNLVTATLSALGIEVVDLGPSTTPTVEIAVPMEKADGGIILTASHNPKEWNALKLLNQDGEFISADLGKQLLDIAAAENFEFAPVDKLGNIQLNDSYMQKHIDAILAYPLVNKEAIAKKNFKVVVDAINSTGAVFVPALLNALGVKEVIVLNSEVTGNFAHNPEPLPDHLAELSSVVVKEKADLGIAVDPDVDRLCFVNEDGSMFGEEYTLVAVADYILSKRKGNSVSNMSSTKALKEITIRHGGAYYPSAVGEVNVVSKMKAVNAVIGGEGNGGIIVPDFHYGRDALIGIALFLSHLAGHKGSIKSLRGLYPDYFISKNKIELDKSTDLPSIFARIKEKYSKLPLNDEDGLKIEFDEDWVHLRMSNTEPIIRIYSESDFEVKAKNIAQKLMQDIKENMG